The genomic stretch AGGAGCAGCTGGTGCATACGATTCAAAAGATGCTGATGGATTCTTGGGAGATCTACGAGTCGTATACCGCTCCGCTTGGCGTAGGCTTTATGGTTAATCCTGACCATCATTACGGCCCGAACGTTGAGGGCTATGAATATTCGATGTGGGGGACTTATCATTTTGCGGATTGTTATGGCATAGGCGTGGATCGAACAATAGCATCAGGCACCGGCTATGTTAATCAATATGTTGGCGCTAACGTCAATAAGTATGAGTCGCTTGAAAGCTGTCCGGACGAGCTGCTGCTGTTCTTCCATCATGTGCCGTATAAGCATGTGCTGCATTCTGGAAAAACGGTTATACAGCACATCTACGATACTCACTTCGAAGGAGTGGAGCGGGCGATTGCATTGTCAGACAAGTGGCAGCTTCTTAGCGGGAGTATGGATGAGCGGATGCATAAGCAAGCAGCGGAGCGTCTGGCGGAGCAGGCGGAGCATGCCAAGGAATGGCGCGACAGAATAAACACCTATTTTTATCGTAAGAGCGGCATTGCTGATGAGCAGGGAAGAGAAATTTATTAAAGCGTACTTGTTAAGGGAAGAGGCGGCGAACGATCCGCCTCTTCTTTTTTTTCGTTAAATAGTGAAAGAATTCGATGATTCCCCTCCTTTAGCGAAGGGAAGCGCTTCATTATACTTAAGATATAAAATTGACTACAAGAGGTGACTACACATGAAACGTTCCACAGCCGTTACTGCAAATCCCGCTGTGAAGCTAAAGAAGCCCAATTCCTTTCTAAGCAGATGGAACGCACCTATTGCAGGTTACCTGTTTATTTCGCCGTGGCTGATTGGCTTCCTTGGCCTTACCGCTTATCCGCTGCTGTTATCGTTATACTATTCTTTTACGGATTATACGTTGATGGAGCCTATTAGCTGGGTCGGTACACGCAATTATGAGCAGATACTTACAGCAGATCCCAAATTTCTACAATCCGTGAAAGTAACCTTTATGTATGTCATTGCTTCTGTACCGCTGAAGCTGGCAGCTGCTTTGCTTGTGGCTATATTGCTCAACAAGGCTGTAAAAGGGATTTCTCTTTATCGTACGGCGATTTATTTTCCTTCATTAATAGGGGGAAGCATTGCGGTGTCATTGCTTTGGAGAAACCTGTTCGGAGTGGATGGCATTTTCAACAAAATTATTGCGGTATTCGGCATTGAAGGAAAGGGTTGGATCACGAATCCAGATACAGCGCTTGGTACGCTTGTATTGCTGACGGTATGGCAATTCGGATCATCCATGGTTATTTTCCTTGCTGGACTCAAGCAAATTCCGAGCGATCTGTACGAAGCATCGTCGGTGGATGGAGCCAATCGCTTTATTCAGTTTTTCAAAATTACGCTGCCGATGCTCTCGCCGATATTATATTTTAATCTCATCATGGGCGTCATCAATGCCTTTCAAATGTTCACCTCCGCTTTTGTTATTACGAATGGCGGACCGATGAATTCCACTTATGTGTATGCTCTTTATTTGTACGAGCGTGCATTCAGCAGATATCAACTAGGTTATTCTTCATCTTTGGCTTGGATTATGCTCATTATGATCGTGCTCGCGACAGTTATCATTGCTGGTACCTCGAAATATTGGGTATTCTATGAAACAGACACAGGAGGGAAAAAACGCAAATGACAAAACAGTGGAAGCTGGCGATAAGGCATATTTTCCTCCTCGGCTTTAGTTTTTTAATGGTTTATCCTGTTCTCTGGTGGATTGGCGCATCGTTAAAGCAAAATCATGAATTAAGCTCACCTAATATTTTTCCAGCTGTACCGCAGTGGAGCAACTTTGTGAAAGGCTGGAATTCGGTTCCGGGCCATTCCTTTACGGACTTTTATCTCAATACCTTTGGGCTCGAGATTGCCGTTCTGATCGCTACACTTATCTCGAGCACATTAGTCGCATTTGGCTTCGGAAGACTGGACTTTCCGCTTAAAAACTTTTGGTTTGCTCTGCTTATGCTGACATTGATGATGCCTGGGCAGGTGCTCATCATTCCACAGTATGCCTTGTTTCATCAGCTTGGCTGGGTAAATACGTATCTTCCGTTTATTGTCCCTCACCTGCTTGCAAGCGGGGCAGGCGGTACGTTTTTTGTTTTCCTGCTCATTCAGTTTGTAAGGGGGATTCCGAAGGAGCTCGATGAATCTGCAAAAATAGATGGCTGCTCCTGGTTCGGTATTTTTTGGAGAGTGGTTATGCCGCTTACGAAGCCAGCTATTGTTACCGTCATGATCTTTTGCTTCTTATGGAACTGGGATGATTTTCTAGGCCATCTGCTATATATCAATTCGGTAGACAAGTATACCGTTGGTCTAGGGCTGCGAATGATTAATGATTCACAATCTGCTCAGGAATGGGGACAATTGCTCGCGATGTCGCTGTTATCGATCGTTCCGGCCACGCTCGTCTTTATGTTCTTACAGAAGTATTTTGTCGACGGGATTGCAACAACTGGAATAAAAGGATAACATGAAAAAAATGATAGCTCCCGGAACGGTAAAGCCACGATTTTCTTTCGCAGCTTTACCGTTTCTTTCGCATAAACCGGGATGAAGGAAGTGCAGCTGCATGATCAACCCTTTTAAAAGGTTTAGAATCGATCGCTTGTTTTTCTTGAGCTTTTCCGTGCTTATTGTCGTTTTGATCTCTTTTATCGCTTGGATGAGCTACAGCATCTCGTCGAAGGCACTCGTGCAGACGACGTCCCACTATCAGCAGCAGCTGCTGGATGAGCTGAATAATGAAATTACGACAAGGCTCGTCACGATTGAGCAAATTTCATTATCGACCTCACGGGACAATGAGCTGATTACTTTTTTAATAAACAGACAGGATGCCTTTGATCGTTATCGGAGATACGTGGGTGTGGAACGAGCGCTAGCTAATTTAACCTATGCTATTCCGCTTATCCAAGGGATTGATTTGTATATGGAGGCTCCTTTTCAAGGTGATGCCAAAAGCTATATCCAATTTCGGGATATCAAGGATCTGAACAAGCAGAACTGGTCTCATTATCTCGCTCAGAATGATTTTGCTTGGTCTAGCGAGCATGATATTCCCAGCTTTCAAGGAGACGTACCCGTACTTAGCTTGGCAAGAAAGATTATGTATGAAGATACGTATTTGGGCGTTCTTGTTGTTCATGTGAAGGCTGAGGAAATTCGGAAGCTGCTAAAGGGCAAATCGTCCGAATCAAATCGTATGATGACTAATGCCGAGGGAGAGCAATTTCTAAAGACGGGACAGTCCTTGAGTCAAAATGAGCTTTCCTTGTGGGTTGACGTTAAAACCGAGAAGTCGGGGTATGTGCATATACGCGGAGATAAGAAGATAGATGATTCCCTTCTTGTTTATTCGAAGCTGGATACTTCAAATTGGACACTGGTTGAAATCACCTCATGGAATCAGATTACGATGAGCAGCTTCAAGCTAGCCGAGGTTATTATCATTATTGGAGTTGCGGTTATGCTGCTCCTGCTGCTTCTCACGCACTTTTTAAGCAAACAATTCACTAAGCCGATTAAGAAGCTGGTAGCTGCGATGGGGATGTATTCAGTGGGCGGTGACAATGCAGAGCTTCCAGCCGATTATGAAAATGAGTTTGGGTATTTATTTGCCGGCTATCGCAAGCAAAATGAACGCATTGAGGAATTATATTATTCGCTTCAACGCCGATATGAACAGCAGCGCAAGGCTGAAATAGAAGCGCTGCAAGCCAATATCAACCCGCATTTTTTATATAATATGCTGGATCAGCTCAATTGGATGGCTATCGAAGCCGGGCAGGACGAGCTTAGCCGAATTTTGGAGCTAATGGGACGCATGTTCCGTATCGGCTTGTCGAACGGTGACAGCTTCATCACCATCAAAGAGGAGCTTGAGCATACTATATGTTATCTTGAAATTCAGCAGCTGCGCTGGGGAAGCGGGCTGGACTATACGATTGAGGTATCGCCGGAAATCGAGCAACGATACATTCCGAAGCTTACGCTTCAGCCATTTGTAGAAAATTCAATCGTTCATGGCTTTAATACTAGGACAGCAGGCCATATTAGCATTCAGTTAGTTAATAAATGCAATGCTTTGCAAATTATTATTGATGATGATGGCAGTGGTCTTAGGAAAGGGAAGGACGTTAGGCAAAAACGTCATACGGGAGGATATGGAATCCGGAACGTGAGAGAGCGAATCTCGGGTTATTTTGGGGAGCTCTATGGCGTGACCCTCTCTGAACGGGAAGAGGGTGGAACTAGAATCGATATTCGGTTGCCGCTGCTTGCGGAGCCGCCTGTAAAGGAATTATAGGGGGGAGCAGACAATAGTCTATTTTAACACTTGTAAGGTTGTCGTTTGTTAAGGTTTGAGGAGGTAGGTAAGGTGCGGAAAATTGCGATTGTTGATGATGAACGCCAGGTGCTTCAAGGCATGAAACGCGTCATTCCATGGGATGAATTGGATGCAGTATGGATTGGTGAAGCGATGAATGGCGCCGATGGACTGGACATGATTCGTGCCACCAAACCAGATATCGTCATTACGGATATTTATATGCCAGCAATGAACGGCTTGGATATGATTGAGCAATTAAGAAAAGAAGGATTTAACGGTAAAATTATTATTTTGAGCGGGTATTCTGATTTTGAACATGCTAGACAGGCGTTAAGGTACAATGTAAGTGATTATGTTTCCAAGCCCATATCTGTGCCCACGTTAAAGTCTATTTTATGTAAGGTTATTCGGGAAATAGATGAGGATGAAGAGAAGAAAATAAAGCAGGATGAAATTGAGCAAAAGCTGATGATATACGAGCCCTTCATTGAGAAGGAATGGGTAAGATCAGCTGCTGTTGGTACATTGGATAGCTCTTATCAGGATGGCGAGCATTTGCCGTATCCGTATCGTTACTGGTCGGAGAGCAGCCATGTCGTTATCGGTCTTGATCTTGTTCATGATGCAAGGGCAAGCGGGCTTTCCTTGTCGGATTGGAACTTGTACCGTTTTGCGATTAGTAATATTGTATGTGAAATTGCCCGCAAAATTTTCCCGGAAATAGAATATGCAGAGCTTCACAGTACAAGAGCGGTGTTGATTGTTCATCCGGAATCGAATGATCATGAGCAGGTGGAGCAAAAGCTGCAGGATTTGGGCATAAAAATGATTGATAGCATCAAGAGCTATCTCAAGCTGGGGATGCGTGTTGGAATCGGCAGTCTGAAAGAAAGCTGGACGAAAATTCCGGAATCAACCGAGGAAGGGTTTCGAGCGATTGATTTGAGGGAGCATCGGCTGATTTCGACCTATGATTTGTATGCGTACAGCAAGAATATGAGCAATGAGCAAAAATCGGTTGTTTTATTTCCTGTTAAATTTTCATTTAAACTAGCTAGCGCCATCAAATCTGCACAGGAAGCTGAGGCGCAGCAGCTCGTTGCTGAGTATATCGGAGAACTAGAAACACAAAAGGGAATTACGAAGAATTATGTCCAGATGCTGGGGAGCGAGCTATGGGGAATTATCACGTATTGTCTTTATGAAGCGGGCTTGGTGCTTGACGATCTGTTTACGAATGATCAAATAGCCAAGGAGCTGGTTGAGCTTACGGAGCCGGAGCAATTAGCGAAGTGGCTGTCTGCGAAGATCTCGATTATTTGCTGCAGTCGTCAGTGTAAGGGAAGCAGCAAGCACAGGCAGGTGGTCGATTTTATAACTCAATACATTCATGAGCATTATGCAGATGAGGTGACGCTGGCGGATTTGTCCGATAAGGTGTTTATTTCTCGCAATCATTTGTCCATTATTTTCAAAAACATGACGGGTGAAACGTTCAATACGTATTTAACCCGGGTACGGATTGAGAAGGCGAGAGAATTGCTGCTTGAGCGGAATATGCTCGTTTATGAAGTAGCGGAGCAGGTAGGCTACAAAAATGTCCCTTATTTCAGCACTTTGTTTAAAAAAATGACTGGCATGAATCCAACAGAGCTAATTAAATAATGATGACCATAAGGGAGTAAGAAAAATCGCAAATGGGGGGATTTCAAGATGAAAGTGAAATTCAGCATAATTGGTGGATCCGGCTTTCGTGCGCAATATTATTTAAGAATAGCTCAGGCGATGCCCGATCGTTTTCATATAAGCGGTATGGTTGTAAGGGATATAGAAAAGGGCAAAGCGATGGAGGAGCAGTGGGGTGTTACAACTTATCGGACCCTGGAACAACTGCTTAAGAGCGAAGCTCCTGATTTCATTGTTGTTTCTGTCAGTGGAGCAGCCGGAATGAATTATTTACTTCAGCTGGCGGAGATCGGCATCCCTGCACTCGCCGAGACACCGCCAGCACCTAATATGGAGGGGCTTGAGCTTCTATATGACAAATTAATCGTTCCAGGCGCACGGATACAGGTGGCGGAGCAATATCAATATCATCCGATTCAGGAGGCACGCTTGGCAGCTATTGCATCAGGGATGCTCGGAAAAGTTACCGAAACTACTGTTTCCATCTCTCATTTGTATCATGGAGTCAGCTTAATTCGCAAAATGCTGGGCGTTGCCTTTGAAGAGGTCAAAATAAGGGCTATGCGCTTCGAATCCAATTGGGTTAGCGGGCCTACACGCAGCGGTCCCCCGACAGAAGACAAATTAATTGCCTCTCAAAGGGATTTAGCATGGCTTGATTTCGGCGACCGTTTAGGAATTTATGATTTTACGAAGGATCAGCATCGCTCATGGATTCGTTCGAACCACCTGTCAGTACGGGGGGAGCGGGGAGAAATATTTGATAGTCGCGTCATTATTCAGCAGGAAACGACGATTCCCCTTCAGCTAGAGCTAAAGAGAATAAATAAAGGCGAATTGGAAAATCAGGAAGGATATTTTCTTCAAGGTATTCTTTGCGGTGAACGTTGGCTTTATGAGAATCCATTCG from Paenibacillus sp. FSL H8-0548 encodes the following:
- a CDS encoding sensor histidine kinase: MINPFKRFRIDRLFFLSFSVLIVVLISFIAWMSYSISSKALVQTTSHYQQQLLDELNNEITTRLVTIEQISLSTSRDNELITFLINRQDAFDRYRRYVGVERALANLTYAIPLIQGIDLYMEAPFQGDAKSYIQFRDIKDLNKQNWSHYLAQNDFAWSSEHDIPSFQGDVPVLSLARKIMYEDTYLGVLVVHVKAEEIRKLLKGKSSESNRMMTNAEGEQFLKTGQSLSQNELSLWVDVKTEKSGYVHIRGDKKIDDSLLVYSKLDTSNWTLVEITSWNQITMSSFKLAEVIIIIGVAVMLLLLLLTHFLSKQFTKPIKKLVAAMGMYSVGGDNAELPADYENEFGYLFAGYRKQNERIEELYYSLQRRYEQQRKAEIEALQANINPHFLYNMLDQLNWMAIEAGQDELSRILELMGRMFRIGLSNGDSFITIKEELEHTICYLEIQQLRWGSGLDYTIEVSPEIEQRYIPKLTLQPFVENSIVHGFNTRTAGHISIQLVNKCNALQIIIDDDGSGLRKGKDVRQKRHTGGYGIRNVRERISGYFGELYGVTLSEREEGGTRIDIRLPLLAEPPVKEL
- a CDS encoding carbohydrate ABC transporter permease, which gives rise to MTKQWKLAIRHIFLLGFSFLMVYPVLWWIGASLKQNHELSSPNIFPAVPQWSNFVKGWNSVPGHSFTDFYLNTFGLEIAVLIATLISSTLVAFGFGRLDFPLKNFWFALLMLTLMMPGQVLIIPQYALFHQLGWVNTYLPFIVPHLLASGAGGTFFVFLLIQFVRGIPKELDESAKIDGCSWFGIFWRVVMPLTKPAIVTVMIFCFLWNWDDFLGHLLYINSVDKYTVGLGLRMINDSQSAQEWGQLLAMSLLSIVPATLVFMFLQKYFVDGIATTGIKG
- a CDS encoding sugar ABC transporter permease yields the protein MKRSTAVTANPAVKLKKPNSFLSRWNAPIAGYLFISPWLIGFLGLTAYPLLLSLYYSFTDYTLMEPISWVGTRNYEQILTADPKFLQSVKVTFMYVIASVPLKLAAALLVAILLNKAVKGISLYRTAIYFPSLIGGSIAVSLLWRNLFGVDGIFNKIIAVFGIEGKGWITNPDTALGTLVLLTVWQFGSSMVIFLAGLKQIPSDLYEASSVDGANRFIQFFKITLPMLSPILYFNLIMGVINAFQMFTSAFVITNGGPMNSTYVYALYLYERAFSRYQLGYSSSLAWIMLIMIVLATVIIAGTSKYWVFYETDTGGKKRK
- a CDS encoding response regulator transcription factor; the encoded protein is MRKIAIVDDERQVLQGMKRVIPWDELDAVWIGEAMNGADGLDMIRATKPDIVITDIYMPAMNGLDMIEQLRKEGFNGKIIILSGYSDFEHARQALRYNVSDYVSKPISVPTLKSILCKVIREIDEDEEKKIKQDEIEQKLMIYEPFIEKEWVRSAAVGTLDSSYQDGEHLPYPYRYWSESSHVVIGLDLVHDARASGLSLSDWNLYRFAISNIVCEIARKIFPEIEYAELHSTRAVLIVHPESNDHEQVEQKLQDLGIKMIDSIKSYLKLGMRVGIGSLKESWTKIPESTEEGFRAIDLREHRLISTYDLYAYSKNMSNEQKSVVLFPVKFSFKLASAIKSAQEAEAQQLVAEYIGELETQKGITKNYVQMLGSELWGIITYCLYEAGLVLDDLFTNDQIAKELVELTEPEQLAKWLSAKISIICCSRQCKGSSKHRQVVDFITQYIHEHYADEVTLADLSDKVFISRNHLSIIFKNMTGETFNTYLTRVRIEKARELLLERNMLVYEVAEQVGYKNVPYFSTLFKKMTGMNPTELIK
- a CDS encoding Gfo/Idh/MocA family oxidoreductase; the protein is MKVKFSIIGGSGFRAQYYLRIAQAMPDRFHISGMVVRDIEKGKAMEEQWGVTTYRTLEQLLKSEAPDFIVVSVSGAAGMNYLLQLAEIGIPALAETPPAPNMEGLELLYDKLIVPGARIQVAEQYQYHPIQEARLAAIASGMLGKVTETTVSISHLYHGVSLIRKMLGVAFEEVKIRAMRFESNWVSGPTRSGPPTEDKLIASQRDLAWLDFGDRLGIYDFTKDQHRSWIRSNHLSVRGERGEIFDSRVIIQQETTIPLQLELKRINKGELENQEGYFLQGILCGERWLYENPFAPARLYDDEIAIASCLQKMADYVNGGPELYSLADASQDHYLGMMIEKAIQTGETITAPRQRWARDK